In Lautropia mirabilis, one DNA window encodes the following:
- a CDS encoding type II toxin-antitoxin system VapC family toxin, whose amino-acid sequence MKLLLDTQVMKAWLTGATDRLSAETIALLQDPQNERYYSTASIWELSLKEGMGASNVKLNPHQVVTELKEQGFIELSLRAATLWRAFRLSSRIQRDPFDRLLLAQAQQKGLKLLTVDPQMLQHELPEVLAA is encoded by the coding sequence ATGAAATTGTTGTTGGACACCCAGGTGATGAAAGCCTGGCTGACCGGGGCCACGGATCGTCTGTCGGCCGAAACCATCGCCCTTTTGCAGGATCCCCAAAACGAGCGCTACTACAGCACTGCCAGCATCTGGGAACTTTCCCTGAAGGAAGGCATGGGCGCCTCGAACGTGAAACTGAATCCCCACCAGGTGGTGACGGAGCTGAAGGAACAGGGCTTCATCGAGCTGTCGCTGCGCGCAGCCACCCTGTGGCGGGCCTTCCGCCTCTCCAGCCGCATCCAGCGTGATCCGTTTGACCGCCTGCTGCTGGCCCAGGCCCAGCAGAAAGGCCTGAAGCTGCTGACGGTAGACCCGCAGATGCTTCAGCATGAACTGCCGGAGGTGCTGGCGGCATAA
- a CDS encoding FAD-binding oxidoreductase, with translation MTNDGQGAAAPRLNETLKAALEQRFGERFSVSHGVREHHGRDESIYPLTLPEGVVFAESTEDVVDLVKLCRAHHCPIVPWGAGSSIEGQLLAIRGGITLDMSRMNRIVSVAAEDLLVTVQAGVTRKQLNQELHDTGLFFPIDPGADASIGGMASTRASGTNAVRYGTMRENVLALTVVTAEGKVVHTGTHARKSSAGYDLTRLFVGAEGTLGIITEVTLRLHPLPEAVSAAVVNFPSAEQAVNVVIQAIQLGVPLARCEFLDPPAIRAINAYSKMDLREGYTLFFEFHGSPAGVAEQVELVQQLAADEGGTDFAWAEKPEERTRLWNARHDAYFAGLQMRPGARAISTDTCVPISRLAASVEGARKLLEASGFPSLIVGHVGDGNFHCLILVDVDNPDEVARAEALNREIVSLALSLGGTCTGEHGIGLHKMDFLETEAGAEGVALMARIKAALDPEGLFNPGKMLR, from the coding sequence ATGACGAACGATGGGCAGGGCGCCGCGGCGCCCCGGTTGAACGAAACCCTGAAGGCCGCGCTGGAGCAGCGTTTCGGAGAACGCTTCTCGGTGTCGCACGGGGTGCGCGAGCACCACGGCCGCGATGAATCCATCTACCCGCTGACCCTGCCCGAAGGGGTGGTGTTTGCCGAGAGCACCGAGGACGTGGTGGATCTGGTGAAGCTCTGTCGCGCACATCACTGTCCGATCGTGCCCTGGGGGGCGGGTTCGTCCATCGAGGGCCAGCTTCTGGCGATCCGGGGTGGCATCACGCTGGACATGTCGCGGATGAACCGCATCGTGTCGGTGGCTGCCGAAGACCTGCTGGTGACGGTGCAGGCCGGCGTGACCCGCAAGCAGCTCAACCAGGAGCTGCATGACACCGGGCTCTTCTTCCCCATCGATCCGGGGGCGGATGCCTCCATCGGCGGCATGGCCTCCACCCGCGCCTCGGGCACCAACGCCGTGCGTTACGGCACCATGCGCGAGAACGTGCTGGCGCTGACCGTGGTGACGGCCGAAGGGAAGGTGGTGCATACCGGCACGCACGCCCGCAAGTCGTCGGCCGGCTATGACCTTACCCGCCTTTTCGTGGGGGCCGAGGGCACGCTGGGCATCATCACCGAAGTCACGCTGCGCCTGCATCCGCTGCCCGAGGCAGTGTCGGCCGCGGTGGTCAACTTCCCGTCGGCCGAGCAGGCCGTCAACGTCGTCATCCAGGCCATCCAGCTGGGCGTGCCGCTGGCGCGCTGCGAATTCCTGGACCCGCCCGCCATCCGCGCCATCAACGCCTACAGCAAGATGGACCTGCGCGAAGGCTACACGCTGTTCTTCGAGTTCCATGGCAGCCCGGCCGGCGTGGCCGAGCAGGTGGAGCTGGTGCAGCAGCTGGCGGCCGACGAGGGCGGGACGGACTTTGCCTGGGCCGAGAAGCCCGAAGAGCGCACCCGGCTGTGGAACGCTCGGCATGACGCCTACTTTGCCGGCCTGCAGATGCGACCCGGCGCGCGGGCCATCTCCACCGATACCTGCGTGCCCATCTCGCGGCTGGCGGCCTCTGTCGAGGGCGCGCGCAAGCTGCTGGAAGCCAGCGGCTTCCCGTCGCTGATCGTCGGCCACGTGGGCGACGGCAACTTCCATTGCCTGATTCTGGTGGACGTGGACAACCCCGACGAAGTGGCACGCGCCGAGGCGCTCAACCGTGAGATTGTCTCGCTGGCCCTGTCGCTGGGCGGAACCTGCACGGGTGAACATGGCATCGGCCTGCACAAGATGGACTTCCTGGAGACCGAAGCCGGTGCTGAGGGCGTGGCGCTGATGGCGCGCATCAAGGCGGCGCTGGATCCGGAGGGGCTCTTCAATCCGGGCAAGATGCTGCGCTGA
- a CDS encoding ATP-binding protein: MRIGIGFKLFVAVLAASVVMAVAMSIANRISFQRGFLGYLNEVETRRLNVLTTVLAAHWREVGDPEHGWDALRGRDDLWRHIVRYSGYRLHSGPRQMPILPILGRRPLQACQWLVPMPYAEGMGAARGLLYEQPGQENRRAAPDAAHVHGALQHGGPLPKGLLPNGLLPGDMSRHGPQPGQASADVGQASNWWWLSNPSATQADESARPGPGGTKGASWPPEARAGELSPPAEESLLDVLVDGGDVHPDMPPAPAPGPGWPVVAPKPPMDAAARMTLQDASGRFVVGNPDPGPDAHFVPILVDGVVAGWVGSKRFTEVTDAADLAFQRRQESAAWYIAGLAVLLAAVVAWLLGRVMLVPARRLATATRALAAGQYDIRVPVSSQDELGQLARVFNKLAGTLQSNENMRRAFMADVSHELRTPLAIMRGELEAVEDGLQPLDQRVVQSLQSEVGILSKLVDDIHMLSMTEVAPLAYHWEQVDVVELLDTTLSSWQERLAVRGLSLKRVGVIDRMLVSGDPNRLRQVFQNLLENAVRYVDQGGTVQVGCQADSPGVIIDFDDSGPGMSPEDYPRLFDRFYRREASRNRATGGSGLGLAICRGIVEAHGGRIMAQASPLGGLRVRIELPPEHSSEGNG; the protein is encoded by the coding sequence ATGAGAATCGGCATAGGTTTCAAGTTGTTCGTGGCCGTACTGGCGGCCAGTGTCGTGATGGCGGTGGCCATGAGCATTGCCAACCGCATCAGTTTCCAGCGCGGCTTTCTGGGCTACCTGAATGAGGTGGAGACCCGGCGCCTGAACGTGCTGACGACGGTGCTGGCGGCGCACTGGCGCGAGGTGGGCGATCCGGAGCACGGCTGGGATGCCCTGCGTGGGCGCGACGACCTGTGGCGACACATTGTGCGCTACAGCGGCTACCGACTGCATTCGGGGCCGCGGCAGATGCCGATTCTGCCCATTCTGGGCCGCAGGCCGCTTCAGGCCTGCCAATGGCTGGTGCCCATGCCGTATGCCGAGGGCATGGGGGCGGCGCGCGGGTTGCTGTATGAGCAGCCCGGGCAGGAAAACAGGCGCGCAGCGCCGGATGCAGCGCACGTGCACGGGGCGCTCCAACACGGTGGCCCTCTGCCGAAGGGGTTGCTGCCCAATGGTCTGCTGCCTGGTGACATGTCGCGGCATGGGCCGCAGCCCGGACAGGCCTCCGCCGATGTGGGCCAGGCATCGAACTGGTGGTGGCTGTCCAACCCGTCGGCCACGCAGGCGGATGAATCGGCCCGCCCGGGTCCGGGGGGCACGAAGGGGGCCTCCTGGCCGCCGGAGGCCCGCGCTGGTGAGCTGTCGCCGCCGGCCGAGGAGTCCCTGCTGGACGTTCTGGTCGATGGCGGGGATGTACACCCCGACATGCCGCCTGCGCCGGCGCCGGGACCCGGATGGCCGGTGGTGGCGCCCAAGCCGCCCATGGATGCCGCGGCGCGCATGACGCTGCAGGATGCCAGTGGCCGTTTCGTGGTGGGCAACCCGGACCCGGGGCCGGATGCGCATTTCGTGCCAATCCTGGTGGATGGGGTGGTGGCCGGCTGGGTGGGCAGCAAGCGCTTCACCGAGGTGACGGATGCGGCCGATCTGGCCTTCCAGCGCCGTCAGGAGAGTGCGGCCTGGTACATCGCGGGGCTGGCGGTGCTGCTGGCGGCCGTTGTTGCCTGGCTGCTGGGGCGGGTGATGCTGGTGCCGGCAAGGCGGCTGGCCACGGCCACGCGGGCGCTGGCGGCGGGACAGTACGACATCCGCGTGCCGGTGTCCTCGCAGGATGAGCTGGGGCAGCTGGCACGGGTGTTCAACAAGCTGGCCGGCACGCTGCAGAGCAACGAGAACATGCGCCGCGCCTTCATGGCGGACGTGTCGCACGAGCTGCGCACGCCGCTGGCGATCATGCGCGGCGAGCTGGAGGCGGTGGAGGATGGGCTCCAGCCGCTGGACCAGCGGGTGGTGCAATCCCTTCAGAGTGAAGTGGGCATTCTGTCCAAGCTGGTCGACGACATCCACATGCTGTCGATGACGGAGGTGGCACCGCTGGCGTATCACTGGGAGCAGGTGGATGTGGTGGAGCTGCTGGACACCACGCTGTCGAGCTGGCAGGAGCGCCTGGCTGTCCGCGGGTTGTCCCTGAAAAGGGTCGGGGTTATAGATAGAATGCTCGTTTCGGGGGATCCGAATCGATTGCGTCAGGTTTTCCAGAATCTTCTGGAAAACGCCGTACGCTACGTGGACCAGGGCGGTACCGTGCAGGTGGGCTGTCAGGCGGACAGCCCGGGCGTGATCATCGATTTCGACGACTCCGGCCCCGGCATGTCGCCTGAAGACTATCCGCGTCTCTTTGACCGTTTCTACCGTCGTGAGGCGTCACGGAACCGGGCCACGGGCGGGTCGGGGCTGGGGCTGGCCATCTGCCGGGGCATCGTCGAGGCGCATGGTGGTCGCATCATGGCGCAGGCCTCGCCGTTGGGTGGGCTGCGCGTCCGGATCGAGCTGCCCCCCGAGCATTCTTCGGAGGGAAATGGATGA
- a CDS encoding ribbon-helix-helix protein, CopG family yields MSLSLQLTAEDDALLTLAADRLHISKSEFVRRSIAAYAARVIPAEKTEAEIDAMYIGQGGGLRDPDSVKDPLKRAVLEKLREKYGYAG; encoded by the coding sequence ATGAGCCTGTCCCTGCAACTTACCGCCGAAGACGATGCTCTGTTGACGCTGGCTGCCGACAGGCTGCATATCAGCAAGTCCGAGTTTGTGCGTCGCAGCATTGCCGCCTATGCCGCTCGGGTCATTCCCGCCGAGAAGACGGAGGCCGAGATTGATGCCATGTACATAGGCCAGGGCGGAGGGCTGCGCGATCCCGACTCGGTGAAGGATCCGCTCAAGCGGGCCGTGCTGGAGAAGCTGCGTGAGAAATACGGCTACGCTGGTTGA
- a CDS encoding response regulator, whose translation MTQQNIWTNPGRPLQLLVVEDEPKLAVLVCRYLDAAGFQTGILADGRLVVNAVRTNPPDLVLLDLMLPGRDGIDICREIRTFSSVPIIMMTARVEEIDRLLGLELGADDYICKPFSPREMVARVRAVLRRTLADAVKPQQKAVAEAVLEKPADVSPPPDGLWIDTVRHAAWLEGSPLELTPVEFRLLSVLAAMPGHVFSREDLLERLYEDHRVVNGRTVDTHVKNLRRKMGRILPDSDLIQSVYGMGYKYQP comes from the coding sequence ATGACGCAGCAGAATATCTGGACCAATCCTGGCCGGCCGCTGCAGCTGCTGGTGGTCGAGGACGAGCCGAAGCTGGCCGTCCTGGTCTGTCGATACCTGGATGCTGCCGGTTTCCAGACCGGGATCCTGGCCGATGGCCGGCTGGTGGTCAACGCGGTGCGCACCAACCCTCCGGATCTGGTGCTGCTGGACCTCATGCTGCCGGGCCGCGACGGCATCGACATCTGTCGCGAGATCCGCACCTTCTCGTCGGTGCCCATCATCATGATGACGGCGCGCGTCGAAGAGATCGACCGGCTGCTGGGGCTGGAGCTGGGCGCCGACGACTACATCTGCAAGCCTTTCAGCCCGCGCGAGATGGTGGCGCGGGTGCGGGCAGTGCTGCGTCGCACGCTGGCCGATGCCGTCAAGCCGCAGCAGAAGGCGGTGGCCGAGGCTGTGCTGGAAAAGCCCGCGGACGTGTCGCCGCCGCCTGACGGGCTGTGGATCGACACGGTGCGCCACGCGGCGTGGCTGGAGGGCAGCCCGCTGGAACTCACGCCGGTGGAATTCCGCCTGCTGTCGGTGCTGGCGGCCATGCCGGGCCATGTGTTCAGCCGGGAAGACCTGCTGGAGCGCCTGTATGAAGACCACCGGGTGGTCAACGGCCGCACGGTCGACACGCACGTGAAGAATCTGCGCCGCAAGATGGGGCGCATCCTGCCCGACAGCGACCTGATCCAGTCGGTGTACGGCATGGGGTACAAGTATCAACCTTGA
- the sbcB gene encoding exodeoxyribonuclease I has translation MSETSFFWHDYETFGRDPRLDRPAQFAGIRTDLDLNEVGEPVMLYCKPAPDYLPDPEACLLTGILPQECLARGLPEYRFADAVLAELGASGTIGVGYNSIRFDDEVTRHLLWRTLRPPYDREWRNGCSRWDLLDVVRATAALRPEGIEWPRHDDGRPSFKLEHLSAANGLAHAQAHDALSDVRATIALAALIRNRQPRLWNFCLALRQKQAVLTEIGSDRPFIHVSAMYGAERGGMAVVWPLAQHPTNRNELIVWDLIHDPAELADLDAEQIRLRLFSKTEDLPEGMTRLPIRSLAINKSPIVIGNLKVLTPAVIERWHIDMETIARHTETARRLTPQLASRMDEVYQRPRPQGPAPDVDGDLYGGFIGNDDRRRLDDWRERLDATASQAAASPDADHSHIQIPSFEDPRLEEMSFRYRARQFPDMLSTEEKQRWVAHCHARLHQGAGNAMTLATFAHRLDELNQSLSPDDEHGQRLLEALYDYGEQLA, from the coding sequence GTGAGCGAAACAAGCTTCTTCTGGCACGACTACGAAACCTTCGGGCGCGACCCGCGCCTTGACCGGCCGGCGCAGTTTGCCGGCATCCGCACCGACCTCGACCTGAACGAGGTCGGCGAGCCGGTGATGCTGTACTGCAAGCCGGCCCCCGACTACCTGCCTGACCCCGAGGCCTGCCTGCTGACCGGCATCCTGCCGCAGGAGTGCCTGGCCAGGGGGCTGCCTGAATACCGCTTTGCCGATGCGGTGCTGGCCGAGCTGGGTGCCAGCGGCACCATCGGCGTGGGCTACAACTCCATCCGCTTCGACGACGAAGTGACGCGCCACCTGCTGTGGCGCACGCTGCGCCCGCCCTATGACCGGGAATGGCGCAACGGCTGCAGCCGCTGGGATCTGCTGGACGTGGTGCGCGCCACGGCCGCCCTGCGCCCCGAGGGCATCGAATGGCCCCGCCACGACGACGGCCGCCCCTCCTTCAAGCTGGAACATCTGAGCGCCGCCAACGGCCTGGCCCATGCGCAGGCGCACGATGCGCTCTCGGACGTGCGCGCCACCATCGCCCTGGCGGCCCTCATCCGCAACCGCCAGCCCCGGCTCTGGAACTTCTGCCTGGCACTGCGCCAGAAGCAGGCCGTGCTGACCGAGATCGGTTCCGACCGTCCTTTCATCCACGTCTCTGCCATGTACGGGGCCGAACGGGGCGGCATGGCGGTGGTCTGGCCGCTGGCGCAGCATCCCACCAACCGCAACGAGCTGATCGTCTGGGACCTGATTCACGACCCCGCCGAGCTGGCCGACCTGGATGCGGAACAGATTCGCCTGCGGCTCTTCTCGAAGACCGAAGACCTGCCCGAGGGCATGACGCGCCTGCCCATCCGGAGCCTGGCCATCAACAAGTCCCCGATCGTCATCGGCAACCTGAAGGTGCTCACGCCCGCCGTCATCGAACGCTGGCACATCGACATGGAGACCATCGCCCGTCACACCGAGACGGCCCGACGCCTGACCCCACAGCTGGCCAGCCGCATGGATGAGGTCTACCAGCGCCCCCGCCCGCAGGGCCCCGCCCCGGACGTGGACGGCGACCTCTATGGCGGCTTCATCGGCAACGACGACCGTCGGCGTCTGGATGACTGGCGCGAACGACTGGATGCCACCGCATCGCAGGCCGCCGCATCGCCGGATGCCGATCATTCACATATTCAAATCCCGTCTTTTGAGGATCCCCGACTTGAGGAAATGTCTTTCCGATACCGTGCAAGGCAATTTCCGGATATGCTCAGTACTGAAGAAAAACAGCGCTGGGTGGCACACTGTCACGCCAGACTCCATCAGGGGGCCGGCAATGCCATGACGTTGGCGACTTTCGCCCATCGTCTGGACGAGCTCAACCAGTCGCTGTCACCCGACGATGAACACGGCCAACGGCTGCTGGAGGCTCTCTATGACTACGGTGAACAACTCGCCTGA
- a CDS encoding alpha-hydroxy acid oxidase — protein sequence MAPVITCIEDLRVIAKRRVPRMFYDYADSGSWTESTYRSNETAFQKIKFRQRVAVNMENRSLENTMIGENVTMPVALAPTGLTGMQHADGEILAARAAEKFGVPFTLSTMSICSIEDVAEHTSRPFWFQLYVMKDKGFVERLINRAKAAKCSALVITLDLQILGQRHKDIKNGLSSPPKPTLTNLINLATKPYWCWHMLHTKRRTFGNIVGHASGVSDTSSLSAWTSQQFDPALSWDDVAWIKDKWGGKIIIKGIMEPEDAHLAVKSGADALIVSNHGGRQLDGALPSIEALPAIVDAVGKDNIEIYLDSGVRSGQDVIRSVAMGARGVFIGRPFLYGLGAMGEAGVTKALEVIRNEADLTMAFCGLRNIKDVNKSILVPGTYPT from the coding sequence ATGGCCCCGGTCATTACCTGCATCGAAGATCTCCGAGTCATTGCCAAGCGCCGCGTGCCGCGCATGTTCTACGACTACGCGGACTCCGGCTCCTGGACAGAATCCACCTACCGCTCCAACGAAACCGCTTTCCAGAAGATCAAGTTCCGCCAGCGCGTGGCGGTCAACATGGAAAACCGCTCGCTGGAAAACACGATGATCGGCGAGAACGTGACGATGCCGGTGGCACTGGCCCCCACGGGACTCACCGGCATGCAGCACGCCGACGGCGAGATCCTCGCAGCCCGCGCCGCCGAGAAGTTCGGAGTGCCCTTCACGCTCTCCACCATGAGCATCTGCTCCATCGAGGACGTGGCCGAGCACACCAGCCGCCCATTCTGGTTCCAGCTCTACGTCATGAAGGACAAGGGCTTTGTCGAGCGCCTCATCAACCGCGCCAAGGCCGCCAAGTGCTCGGCGCTGGTCATCACGCTTGACCTGCAGATCCTCGGCCAGCGCCACAAGGACATCAAGAACGGCCTGTCCTCGCCCCCCAAGCCCACGCTCACCAACCTCATCAACCTGGCTACCAAGCCCTACTGGTGCTGGCACATGCTGCACACGAAGCGGCGCACCTTCGGCAACATCGTCGGCCACGCCAGCGGCGTGAGCGACACCAGCTCGCTGTCGGCCTGGACCAGCCAGCAGTTCGACCCGGCGCTGTCGTGGGACGACGTGGCCTGGATCAAGGACAAGTGGGGCGGCAAGATCATCATCAAGGGCATCATGGAGCCCGAGGACGCCCATCTGGCCGTGAAGTCGGGGGCCGACGCGCTGATCGTCTCCAACCACGGCGGCCGCCAGCTCGACGGCGCCCTGCCCTCCATCGAGGCCCTGCCCGCCATCGTCGATGCGGTCGGCAAGGACAACATCGAGATCTATCTGGACAGCGGCGTGCGCTCCGGTCAGGACGTGATCCGCTCCGTGGCCATGGGCGCACGGGGCGTGTTCATCGGCCGTCCCTTCCTGTACGGCCTGGGTGCCATGGGCGAGGCCGGCGTCACCAAGGCACTGGAAGTCATCCGCAACGAAGCCGATCTCACCATGGCCTTCTGCGGGTTGCGTAACATCAAGGATGTGAACAAGAGCATCCTGGTGCCCGGCACCTACCCGACGTGA
- a CDS encoding recombination-associated protein RdgC, whose amino-acid sequence MSAFFRNALVYRLSAAWNPDPAAVEEQLQRLAFTPGLAQEAQSLGWVPAMEGEGLAHRVGRHWLLTLRAEKKLLPASVINQFTRARAQALEEEQGFKPGRKQMRELKERVTEELLPKAFSIFRDTRVWIDPEGGWVVVDTTAPARADEIIGLLKKSVDDLPLAPLKLAHSPAQAMTTWLVENEVPGPFSIDDDSELRDTGESRAAVRYVRQPVDADTVQRHLKEGKQCTRLALTWRDRVSFVLTENAAIKRLNPLDVVREGRESLDEGDARQVFDAEFMLMAGELSGLLADLLDVLGGEQKKAQAA is encoded by the coding sequence ATGAGTGCCTTCTTCCGCAACGCCCTGGTCTATCGCCTTTCTGCCGCCTGGAACCCGGATCCTGCCGCTGTCGAAGAGCAGCTGCAGCGACTGGCCTTCACGCCGGGGCTGGCCCAGGAGGCGCAGTCGCTGGGCTGGGTGCCGGCCATGGAAGGCGAGGGCCTGGCGCATCGGGTGGGGCGTCACTGGCTGCTGACGCTGCGCGCCGAGAAGAAACTGCTGCCGGCCTCGGTCATCAACCAGTTCACCCGCGCACGCGCCCAGGCGCTGGAAGAAGAGCAGGGCTTCAAGCCCGGCCGCAAGCAGATGCGCGAGCTGAAGGAGCGCGTGACCGAAGAGCTGCTGCCCAAGGCCTTCAGCATCTTCCGGGACACCCGGGTGTGGATCGATCCGGAAGGGGGCTGGGTGGTGGTGGACACCACGGCGCCAGCCCGTGCCGACGAGATCATCGGGCTGCTGAAGAAATCGGTGGACGACCTGCCGCTGGCGCCGCTGAAGCTGGCGCATTCGCCGGCCCAGGCCATGACGACCTGGCTGGTCGAGAACGAAGTGCCCGGCCCGTTCTCCATCGACGACGACAGCGAGCTGCGTGACACGGGCGAGAGCCGTGCGGCCGTTCGCTACGTGCGCCAGCCGGTGGATGCCGACACGGTGCAGCGCCACCTGAAGGAAGGCAAGCAGTGCACGCGCCTGGCGCTGACCTGGCGCGACCGCGTGTCCTTCGTGCTGACCGAGAACGCGGCCATCAAGCGGCTCAATCCGCTGGACGTGGTGCGCGAGGGGCGCGAGAGCCTGGACGAGGGCGATGCCCGGCAGGTGTTCGATGCCGAGTTCATGCTGATGGCCGGCGAGCTGTCGGGCTTGCTGGCCGACCTGCTGGACGTGCTGGGCGGCGAGCAGAAGAAAGCGCAGGCGGCCTGA
- a CDS encoding DUF1615 domain-containing protein translates to MKGSISSGVLLVTALLLAGCQTTSPDKAGLAPEDARTVARKAIPPNVKDAGGWATDIQTSFSLLGLPATRGSLCATVAVIEQESGFQVNPVVAGLPAIAWKAIDERAARYHIPGFMVRTALALPSGNGQSYAQRIDSARTEEDLSRTFEDLIDTVPLGKRLFGQYNPVRTGGAMQVSISYAEDHARRKPYPYGDAGSIRQEIFTRRGGLYFGIAHLLDYPVDYPEMKYRFADYNAGHYASRNAAFQRALAVATGQKLTPDGDLLDHANPSMATPGQTERAARTFGKQIGQNDDSIRAMLQKGDTLAFADTPLYKAAFAHADRAGSGKPMPRATLPDIQLNSPKITRKLTTAWFAERVNERYLRCLKRVGGE, encoded by the coding sequence ATGAAAGGCTCTATTTCCTCCGGCGTACTGCTGGTCACCGCCCTGCTGCTGGCCGGCTGCCAGACCACCTCGCCCGACAAGGCCGGACTGGCCCCCGAAGACGCCCGCACCGTGGCTCGCAAGGCCATTCCCCCCAACGTGAAGGACGCCGGCGGCTGGGCCACCGACATCCAGACCTCCTTCTCGCTGCTGGGTCTGCCCGCCACCCGCGGCAGCCTGTGCGCCACCGTCGCCGTCATCGAGCAGGAATCGGGCTTCCAGGTCAATCCCGTGGTGGCCGGCCTGCCCGCCATCGCCTGGAAAGCCATCGACGAACGTGCCGCCCGCTATCACATCCCCGGCTTCATGGTCCGCACTGCACTGGCCCTGCCCAGCGGCAACGGCCAGAGCTATGCCCAGCGCATCGACAGCGCCCGCACCGAAGAAGATCTCAGCCGCACCTTCGAGGACCTCATCGACACCGTGCCCCTCGGCAAGCGCCTGTTCGGCCAGTACAACCCCGTGCGCACCGGCGGCGCCATGCAGGTCTCCATCAGCTATGCCGAAGACCACGCCAGGCGCAAGCCCTACCCCTACGGCGACGCCGGCAGCATCCGGCAGGAAATCTTCACCCGTCGCGGCGGCCTGTACTTCGGCATTGCCCACCTGCTGGACTACCCCGTCGACTACCCCGAGATGAAATACCGCTTCGCGGACTACAACGCCGGCCACTACGCCAGCCGCAACGCCGCCTTCCAGCGCGCCCTGGCCGTGGCCACCGGCCAGAAGCTCACCCCCGACGGCGACCTGCTGGACCACGCCAACCCCTCCATGGCCACCCCGGGCCAGACCGAGCGCGCCGCCCGCACCTTCGGCAAGCAGATCGGCCAGAACGACGACAGCATCCGCGCCATGCTGCAGAAGGGCGACACCCTGGCCTTTGCCGACACCCCGCTCTACAAGGCCGCCTTCGCCCACGCCGACCGTGCCGGCAGCGGCAAGCCCATGCCCCGTGCCACCCTGCCCGACATCCAGCTCAACAGCCCCAAGATCACCCGCAAGCTCACCACCGCCTGGTTTGCCGAGCGGGTGAACGAGCGCTACCTGCGGTGCCTGAAGCGGGTGGGTGGGGAGTGA
- a CDS encoding cation transporter: MPCTSDCCSSSQPGPHTTARYRKVLWAALAINFGMFIIEIVMSARSGSVSLMSDSLDFLGDAGNYLISLLVLSMALHHRARASLLKGATMAAFGTWVLLTTLYQFWAGSLPNYHEMSIVGVLALLANVTAAALLYTFREGDSNMRGVWICSRNDAIGNLLVIAAAGGVYLTNSNLPDLLVALALSALALKGASTIIRQARQELRTTADTSGR; encoded by the coding sequence ATGCCCTGCACGTCCGACTGTTGCAGTTCCAGCCAGCCCGGCCCGCACACCACCGCCCGCTATCGCAAGGTGCTGTGGGCCGCGCTGGCCATCAACTTCGGCATGTTCATCATCGAGATCGTGATGAGCGCCCGCTCGGGTTCGGTCTCACTCATGTCGGATTCACTGGACTTTCTGGGGGACGCCGGCAACTACCTGATCAGCCTGCTGGTGCTGTCCATGGCCCTGCACCATCGCGCCCGCGCCTCACTGCTGAAAGGCGCCACCATGGCCGCCTTCGGCACCTGGGTGCTGCTCACCACCCTCTATCAGTTCTGGGCAGGCTCATTGCCCAACTATCACGAGATGAGCATCGTGGGGGTGCTGGCCCTGCTGGCCAACGTCACGGCCGCGGCCCTGCTCTACACCTTCCGCGAAGGTGACAGCAACATGCGCGGTGTCTGGATCTGCTCGCGCAACGACGCCATCGGCAACCTGCTGGTGATTGCCGCAGCCGGAGGCGTGTACCTGACCAACAGCAACCTGCCGGACCTGCTGGTGGCACTGGCCCTGTCCGCCCTCGCGCTCAAGGGCGCCAGCACCATCATCCGCCAGGCCCGCCAGGAGCTGCGGACAACGGCAGACACTTCAGGGCGCTAA